From Juglans regia cultivar Chandler chromosome 8, Walnut 2.0, whole genome shotgun sequence, the proteins below share one genomic window:
- the LOC108994463 gene encoding uncharacterized mitochondrial protein AtMg00860-like, with protein MEHLGVVLEVPKKNQLYAKLSKCQFGVIEVDYLGHVINEKGVMADSRKVAAMLDWPTPANVKSLQGFLDLTRYYHKFIKQYGTIATPLTDLLKKHAFVWNDEAMKAFNELKLAVT; from the coding sequence ATGGAGCATTTGGGGGTAGTATTGGAAGTGCCAAAGAAAAATCAGCTATATGCGAAACTATCAAAGTGCCAATTTGGAGTGATCGAAGTGGATTATTTGGGGCACGTGATCAATGAGAAAGGGGTTATGGCTGATTCCCGTAAAGTGGCTGCCATGTTAGATTGGCCTACACCAGCAAATGTTAAATCCTTACAGGGTTTTTTAGATTTGACGAGGTACTACCACAAGTTCATCAAGCAATATGGAACGATTGCTACCCCGTTAacagatttattaaaaaaacatgctTTTGTGTGGAATGATGAGGCAATGAAGGCTTTTAATGAGCTGAAATTGGCTGTGACTTAG